DNA from Leptospira koniambonensis:
GATAATGGAAGAATTGTGAATACTTCCAGCTCTTCCAGTCATGGATCCTTTGTCGGATATTCTGCGTATGGAGCTTCGAAAGCAGCATTGACTTCTTGGACAAAATATCTGGCAAAAGAACTTTCTCCCCGAAAGATAAGAGTGAATGCGGTCTCTCCAGGTCCTACTCACACAAATCTTGGAGGAGGAGCATTCGATAAATATCCGGAATATATCCAGCCGTTAGCAGACCAAACTGCTTTAGGAAGAATAGGAAGTCCGGATGATATCGCGAAGGTAATTGTGAATCTGTTATCTGATGAATTTTCTTGGGTAACAGCTCAGGATTTAGAAGTGTCTGGAGGATTTTTGTTATAGGTGAGGGAACTTTACTCTGAAAGTGCGTGTAGGAGCTCCCACATGATTTTGCGGAAAGAATGTGGTTGCTTGTTTGGGCATTTTGTGATACGGGAGGCATATCAGTAAATTAGCGGGTACCACCGACCAGCCCCCTTCGCAGCGACTGTAGGAGCGAGAAGACGACCGTCTATGACGAGTCGGTGACCGAAAGAATTGAGGTCAATCGAGTATAAAGATTGAATAGCGGGTCGAAATTGGATCGAAGTTTTGCAATTTGGTACCACCGACCAGCCCCCGCCCCAGTAAGGGCGGGGAGACTCACATACAAATTTGTAGGAATTCCAACAAATCCACTTCGAAAACTCCTTTTCTCCCTGGAATAGAAGGCTTGGATAGTCAGATACATGCCCGCCGGTCTGAAACAAAAGGAAACTAATCTTCCAGCCTACGAATTCGATCCTAAAACGAATTTGAAGCTTAGAAATTGGTTCTTAAAAGAAAAAAGAGATCTGGCATTTCGAAAAAACAGAACTCCTTATTCAACTTGGGTAAGCGAGATTATGTTGCAACAGACAAGAGTTGCAGCAATGCTTCCACTTTACGAAAAGTTTATACATAGATTTCCTAAACCTGAAGTTCTCGCGATCGCGGAAGAAGAGGAAGTATTCCGTTATTGGCAAGGACTTGGTTATTATTCCAGAGCTAAAAATCTTTTAGCTGGTGTCCAAAAACTGGTGAATGAGTTTGGCGGAAAATTTCCCAAAACCTTGGAGGATGCTCTTTCTCTTCCAGGGGTCGGGCCTTATACTGCTCGAGCAATTCTTTCCATTTCTTATAATTTACCTTTTGCTGTTTTAGATGGGAATGCGAAAAGAGTCCTCTCTCGTTTAGCATTGTTCAGAGAGTCTGGCCCTAAGGCAGATACTGCTTTACAAAAGATTGCAGATTCATTTTTGAATTTGGAATTTCCTGGAGATCATAATGAAGCAGTGATGGAACTAGGCGCTCGCATTTGCATTCCAAAACCATTATGTAAAGAATGCCCTCTTCAAAACGATTGCTTGGCCTACCAAAATGGTGTCCAAGAAAGTATTCCAGAAATGGAAAAGAAAAAGAAAGAAATCCCTTTAAATATCCGTTTTTATATTCTAAAAACAAAACAGGGAATACTACTTATTCGTTATCCAGAGAGAAGATTTTTTAAAACGATCTATTCTTTACCATTTTCCTTCGAAGGTAAGAATCCTTATGAAGCGGATCCTGTTTTGGATTGGAATTTAAAACCTTCTGATCTTGGGATCAAATTTAGACATACAATCACTCATCATAAGATCCAAGGTTTTGTTTCTGAAACAGAATTAGATCAAAAATCAGAGAAGAAAATTCTCGAGAATTTTCGGAAAATTCGTCCATCTATAGAGATCAAATATTGCAATTGGAAAAATTTGGAGACTGAGTTTCCTTCTTCCATAGCAAAAAAGATCAAACAAACCTTGGCTAAAGACGGAGCAATTCTGCCAGGTTTAGAAAATTAAACTTATATAAAAGGAAAACTATGAACATTCGATCCACTTCTGAATTTGTAAAAGAACTTTCTAAAAAAGGAGAACTTTTGGAGATTAAAGAAGAAGTGGACCCTATTTTGGAGATTGCAGAGATCCAAAGAAGAGTAGTCGCTAAACGAGGCCCCGCACTTCTATTCTCGAATGTAAAAGGATCCAAATTTTCCGTAGCTACTAATTTATACGGTTCTGAAAATAGGATCAAGATTGCATTTGGAGAAGATCCAGTAAAGTTCATTCAGAAAATCGCATATACTGCGAAACATCTAATGCCTCCCACTCCTAAAAAAGTCTGGGAAGCAAGATCTCTTGCTTGGACTGCTTTGAAAGTTGGTCTTAAGAAAGTAAGTAAGGCTCCAATTCTGGATTCAGAATTACAGAGTATAGAAGAATTACCTGCTCTAAAATCTTGGCCCAAGGATGCAGGAAGATTTATCACATTACCTTTGGTATATACAGAAAGTCCCAAAACCGGAAAAGGAAATTTGGGAATGTATCGGATCCAATTCCACGAACCTAAACTTACAGGGATGCATATTCAGATCCATAGAGGTGGAGGATTTCATTATTCTGAGGCAGAAGCAGAAGGTAATTCACTTCCAGCGCATATCTATGTAGGAGGTCCGCCTGCACTTACAATTTCTGCAGTGGCACCTTTGCCAGAAGAGATCAGCGAATTTCTTCTCGCCTCACTTTTATTAGGTGAAAGGTTAAAATTACTAAAAAATAAAAAGATAAGCCCTCTTCCAATCGTTGCAGATGCTGATTTTGCATTGATCGGAAAAATTCCTCCGAGAATCAGAAGACCAGAAGGTCCATTCGGAGATCATTACGGATATTATGCTTTAAAACATGATTATCCAGTATTCGAGGTAGATAAAATTTACGCTCGTAAAGATGCGATCTGGCCTGCAACAGTTGTGGGACGTCCTCCTCAAGAAGATCATTGGATCGCAGAATATCTACAACATCTATTATCTCCAATGTTCCCAATCGTAATGCCTCAGGTAAAAGGAATTTGGGCTTATGAAGAATCCGGAGTACATTCTTTAGCGGCTGCAATTGTAAAGGAAAGATACAAAAAAGAAGCATTCATGGGCGCTCTTAGAATTTTGGGAGAAGGACAATTATCTCTCACTAAATTCCTGATCGTGACAGACCAAGATGTTCCTTTGATGGATTTTAAAACTACTTTCCTTGCAGCACTTGAAAGATTTCAACCGGAGACTGATCTGCATATATTCTCTAATATTTCTCAAGACACTTTGGATTATACAGGACCAAAAGTAAATGAAGGCAGTAAGGCTGTTCTACTTGGAGTCGGACATAAAACTCAAAAACTAAAACCTAAGATCACTTCTAATATTAAAAATACTAAATTCAAAAATCCGAAAGTATATTGTCCAGGAGTCTTAGTAGTTTCCGGACCAAAATATAAAAAAGGAGATGGAGTTTTAGAAACACTTCGCAAAGAAGCAATCACCCAAGGATTTTTATTCGTATTCTTAGTTGATAGTTCTGAAGAAGCAACAAAATCGGATCATGATTTTATTTGGAATGTATTCACAAGGTTCGAACCAGCTGCAGATATATATGGAGATTCTAAAGTGATCCGTAACCATATTTCTTTCCAAGGTCCAATCCTTGTGGATGCACGATTAAAAACTTGGTATCCACCTGTACTTGAGGAAGATCCTAAAATCACCAAACAAGTAGAGAATAGATTTGGTAGACTTTTGGATTCAATTTAATCAAATGGAAGAATGGGAATGAAACGAGTAATCGTTACCGGCGGTGCCGGACTGATCGGAAGCAATATAGTTAGACTTCTAAACGAGCAAGGGATTTCAGATATCCTAGTCGTAGACCATTTGGGGCTGACTAATAAATGGAAAAACCTTAGAGGTTTGGAATATTCCGATTATTTAGAAAAAGAAAAATTTTTAGAAAAAGTACAAACCACAGATATCTTAAAAGATTATTCTCATATTTTTCATTTGGGGGCTTGCTCTTCTACAACGGAAATAGATGCATCTTATCTGATCCGAAATAATTACGAATACACTAAGATCTTAGCAGAAGAATCTCTTCGTAGAAAAATTCAATTTTTATATGCTTCTTCCGCAGCCACATATGGAGAAGGGCAATTCGGTTATGACGATAAGGCTCCTATCCATCCTCTCAAACCTTTGAATATGTATGGTTACTCCAAACATATGTTTGATCTATACGCCTTAAAAAAAGGATTCTTGGACCAAATCACAGGAGTGAAATACTTCAATATATTCGGATTTGGAGAGGCTCACAAGGAAGACATGAGATCAGTAGTATTAAAAGGATACGAACAGATCTCTTCCGAAGGAAAATTGAAATTATTCAAATCGTACCGTCCGGATTATAAGGATGGAGAGCAAAAAAGGGACTTCTTGTACGTAAAAGACGCTGCGAAGATCAGTCTATTTCTCCTAGAAAATCGTAAATTCGGTTTATATAATGTGGGAAGAGGGCAAGCTGAGACCTGGAATTCACTCGCTTCCGCACTGTTCAAGGCGATGGGAAAACCTGAAAATATTGAATATATGGAAATGCCTGAAAGTTTAAAGGCAAAATAC
Protein-coding regions in this window:
- a CDS encoding A/G-specific adenine glycosylase, translated to MPAGLKQKETNLPAYEFDPKTNLKLRNWFLKEKRDLAFRKNRTPYSTWVSEIMLQQTRVAAMLPLYEKFIHRFPKPEVLAIAEEEEVFRYWQGLGYYSRAKNLLAGVQKLVNEFGGKFPKTLEDALSLPGVGPYTARAILSISYNLPFAVLDGNAKRVLSRLALFRESGPKADTALQKIADSFLNLEFPGDHNEAVMELGARICIPKPLCKECPLQNDCLAYQNGVQESIPEMEKKKKEIPLNIRFYILKTKQGILLIRYPERRFFKTIYSLPFSFEGKNPYEADPVLDWNLKPSDLGIKFRHTITHHKIQGFVSETELDQKSEKKILENFRKIRPSIEIKYCNWKNLETEFPSSIAKKIKQTLAKDGAILPGLEN
- a CDS encoding UbiD family decarboxylase, which gives rise to MNIRSTSEFVKELSKKGELLEIKEEVDPILEIAEIQRRVVAKRGPALLFSNVKGSKFSVATNLYGSENRIKIAFGEDPVKFIQKIAYTAKHLMPPTPKKVWEARSLAWTALKVGLKKVSKAPILDSELQSIEELPALKSWPKDAGRFITLPLVYTESPKTGKGNLGMYRIQFHEPKLTGMHIQIHRGGGFHYSEAEAEGNSLPAHIYVGGPPALTISAVAPLPEEISEFLLASLLLGERLKLLKNKKISPLPIVADADFALIGKIPPRIRRPEGPFGDHYGYYALKHDYPVFEVDKIYARKDAIWPATVVGRPPQEDHWIAEYLQHLLSPMFPIVMPQVKGIWAYEESGVHSLAAAIVKERYKKEAFMGALRILGEGQLSLTKFLIVTDQDVPLMDFKTTFLAALERFQPETDLHIFSNISQDTLDYTGPKVNEGSKAVLLGVGHKTQKLKPKITSNIKNTKFKNPKVYCPGVLVVSGPKYKKGDGVLETLRKEAITQGFLFVFLVDSSEEATKSDHDFIWNVFTRFEPAADIYGDSKVIRNHISFQGPILVDARLKTWYPPVLEEDPKITKQVENRFGRLLDSI
- the rfaD gene encoding ADP-glyceromanno-heptose 6-epimerase, whose product is MGMKRVIVTGGAGLIGSNIVRLLNEQGISDILVVDHLGLTNKWKNLRGLEYSDYLEKEKFLEKVQTTDILKDYSHIFHLGACSSTTEIDASYLIRNNYEYTKILAEESLRRKIQFLYASSAATYGEGQFGYDDKAPIHPLKPLNMYGYSKHMFDLYALKKGFLDQITGVKYFNIFGFGEAHKEDMRSVVLKGYEQISSEGKLKLFKSYRPDYKDGEQKRDFLYVKDAAKISLFLLENRKFGLYNVGRGQAETWNSLASALFKAMGKPENIEYMEMPESLKAKYQYYTKAETQKLISSGYKEGFTDLETAIADYVDLLRKEE